One window of Dechloromonas sp. ZY10 genomic DNA carries:
- a CDS encoding GNAT family N-acetyltransferase codes for MSAGIRRLAAADLDAVMQVQAACYPPALNETRAVFARRLAAAPDTAWLAETAGGVGAYLFCYRSQPGGITPLGGDFAPSREGTALYIHDLAVAPAASGQGLARRLLETAWASARANGLAFCTLVAVPEAIAFWTRLGFVPAQAADQRQQANLASYGTQVAYLQRAL; via the coding sequence GTGAGCGCCGGCATCCGGCGATTGGCAGCGGCCGATCTCGACGCGGTGATGCAGGTGCAGGCCGCCTGCTACCCGCCGGCACTCAACGAAACCCGGGCGGTTTTTGCCCGCCGCCTGGCGGCCGCCCCCGACACCGCCTGGCTCGCCGAAACCGCCGGCGGTGTCGGTGCCTACCTTTTCTGCTACCGCTCGCAGCCGGGCGGGATCACGCCCTTGGGCGGCGACTTTGCCCCCAGCCGGGAAGGCACGGCGCTGTACATCCATGATCTGGCCGTTGCTCCTGCGGCATCCGGGCAAGGCCTCGCCCGGCGCCTGCTGGAAACGGCCTGGGCCAGCGCCCGGGCCAACGGGCTGGCGTTCTGTACGCTGGTCGCGGTGCCCGAAGCAATTGCCTTCTGGACCCGGCTCGGCTTCGTGCCGGCGCAAGCGGCGGATCAGCGGCAACAGGCGAATCTCGCCAGCTACGGAACGCAGGTAGCCTATTTGCAGCGTGCGCTGTAA
- a CDS encoding sulfite exporter TauE/SafE family protein — protein MSLFDYLLVAASAFLAGNLNAIAGGGSFFSFPALLAVGLPPVTANASNAVALWPASLSSAFAYRHEVRRSGRQALALMFAALTGGMLGGLLLLATSNAAFARLIPWLLLLATGLFAFSAEVNRLVKWVQARLGRQAGAGVLRGPGWLLLQLVVAIYGGFFGAGLGILTLAALSIQGYEDMQELNALKNLCSAVNYSVAALTFIVAGAISWPHTLVALLAATAGGFTGVLLARRIPTRWLRRAVVIVGSVLSMVYFVKGG, from the coding sequence ATGAGCTTGTTCGATTATCTGCTGGTTGCGGCCAGCGCCTTTCTTGCTGGCAACCTGAATGCCATCGCCGGCGGCGGCAGCTTCTTTTCGTTTCCGGCGCTGCTGGCGGTGGGCTTGCCGCCGGTGACCGCCAACGCCAGCAATGCGGTGGCCTTGTGGCCGGCCAGCCTGTCCAGCGCCTTCGCCTATCGCCATGAGGTGCGCCGCAGCGGTCGTCAGGCCTTGGCGCTGATGTTTGCCGCCTTGACCGGCGGCATGCTCGGAGGCTTGTTGCTGCTGGCCACTTCGAACGCGGCATTCGCCCGGCTGATTCCCTGGCTGCTGTTGCTGGCGACCGGCCTGTTTGCCTTCAGCGCCGAGGTTAACCGTCTGGTCAAGTGGGTGCAGGCCCGCCTCGGGCGGCAGGCCGGCGCCGGTGTCCTGCGCGGCCCCGGCTGGCTGTTGCTGCAACTGGTGGTAGCGATCTACGGCGGCTTTTTCGGCGCTGGGCTGGGGATTCTGACGCTGGCCGCGCTTTCGATCCAGGGCTACGAAGACATGCAGGAATTGAACGCCTTGAAAAATCTTTGCTCGGCGGTGAATTACAGCGTTGCGGCGCTGACTTTCATCGTCGCCGGTGCCATCAGCTGGCCGCATACGCTGGTTGCGCTGCTGGCCGCTACGGCCGGCGGCTTTACCGGCGTGTTGCTGGCGCGGCGGATTCCGACCCGCTGGTTGCGGCGGGCGGTGGTCATCGTCGGCAGCGTGTTGAGCATGGTGTATTTCGTCAAAGGCGGTTGA
- a CDS encoding response regulator has protein sequence MGGIEEHCPAYLLDADPQVADELQPELQRLGFAVTRFACAGDFLARSSTLRRGCLILESELPDLGGLEVQERVNRQALPLYLVYFSRTREVATAVRAIQLGAVDFVCKMQGWSRLQPSLLQIARVLRQPQRGRLRRHPYAPAWPA, from the coding sequence ATGGGGGGCATCGAGGAGCATTGTCCGGCCTATCTGCTGGATGCCGATCCGCAGGTGGCCGACGAATTGCAGCCGGAACTGCAGCGGCTGGGTTTTGCCGTCACCCGTTTTGCCTGTGCCGGGGATTTTCTTGCCCGGAGCAGCACGCTGCGGCGCGGCTGCCTGATCCTGGAGAGCGAACTGCCTGACCTCGGCGGTCTGGAGGTGCAGGAGAGGGTTAACCGGCAGGCACTGCCGCTCTACCTGGTGTATTTCTCGCGGACCCGGGAAGTGGCGACGGCGGTGCGGGCGATCCAGCTGGGAGCGGTCGATTTTGTCTGCAAAATGCAGGGCTGGTCGCGCCTGCAGCCGAGCTTGCTGCAGATCGCCAGAGTCTTGCGCCAGCCGCAGCGCGGCCGCTTGCGGCGGCATCCCTACGCGCCGGCCTGGCCGGCTTGA
- a CDS encoding helix-turn-helix transcriptional regulator — MALDALLQLSELPRPLYGQQGSLPNQPIGSWHQHPWAQFSYAADGVLEVDLKSCRFVAPPRRGIWIPAGTVHRVRCAPGTGIRSLYLAAAAAPMAASDARVVEVSPLLREMICHFSTLPIAYDEGGADGRFAQVLLDQLAQAQAVDFAIPWPRTPLLRRWCRTLQAHPERATSLGELAASAGVSEKTLSRWFRQETGLGFRHWRQRVRLMAALPLLEAGASVTEVALACGYESISAFIGAFRKQFDCTPGDYLVESTGFSPIKHGRP; from the coding sequence ATGGCCCTGGACGCATTGCTACAACTGAGTGAATTGCCGCGACCGCTGTACGGCCAACAAGGCAGCTTGCCCAATCAGCCGATTGGCAGCTGGCACCAGCATCCTTGGGCGCAGTTTTCCTACGCCGCCGACGGGGTGCTCGAAGTCGACCTCAAATCCTGCCGCTTCGTCGCCCCGCCCCGCCGTGGCATCTGGATTCCGGCCGGAACCGTACACCGCGTCCGCTGCGCGCCCGGCACCGGCATCCGCAGTCTCTACCTGGCGGCAGCGGCGGCGCCGATGGCCGCCAGCGACGCGCGGGTGGTCGAAGTCAGCCCGCTACTGCGGGAAATGATCTGCCATTTCAGTACCTTGCCGATTGCTTACGACGAAGGTGGCGCCGATGGCCGCTTTGCCCAGGTTCTGCTCGACCAGCTGGCGCAGGCGCAGGCGGTGGATTTTGCGATTCCCTGGCCGCGCACGCCGCTGCTACGACGCTGGTGCCGGACGCTGCAGGCGCACCCGGAACGAGCGACAAGCCTGGGCGAACTGGCAGCCAGCGCTGGCGTGTCGGAAAAAACCCTGAGCCGCTGGTTCCGCCAGGAAACCGGGCTCGGCTTCCGGCACTGGCGGCAGCGGGTACGGCTGATGGCGGCCTTGCCGCTGCTCGAAGCCGGCGCCAGCGTGACCGAGGTCGCGCTGGCCTGCGGCTACGAATCCATCTCGGCCTTCATCGGCGCCTTCCGCAAGCAGTTTGACTGCACCCCCGGCGACTATCTGGTGGAAAGCACGGGGTTTTCACCGATTAAACACGGTCGACCGTAA